Within the Zea mays cultivar B73 chromosome 10, Zm-B73-REFERENCE-NAM-5.0, whole genome shotgun sequence genome, the region ACGGTTGGagctagaatatgtactattacaACTATAGTATCCCCTAAGTCCTGTGAAAGGACAAGTTATTTGCTTTGCAGAACTATGTATACATTGTggtgtatgatagaatgaaaggtGTAGTTCCCTAGCCCCATCCATCCTCATTATTCCAGATAAATAATGAGACACATATTTTGAAGAAATATGTTTTAGTTATGAGTGATAACGACTTTGacgtgtcatcgtcagggggagtgaATGCTTAATATTGATAATAATTATGGGACATTGCATGTTATATTGTATGCCCCGAAGACGTCAGCTTGATGACCAATATGTAAACCTTTATGAAAGTTTCTATCAAATATgtagatccagtcgatcgaacaccaccaATCAAAGTGGCTTGTTTgtgttgatacgtgcacttacctcgtgtaTCATAGAAGTGAGTTGATGTGAAGTTCCTAAAATAATCCTTGCAATGATATGAAATCCGTTTTCTAAATCTCTATGTGCATAAACTTCCAAAAGAAGATGTTTTGACATATTGATAcatttttgcaaggatcagggggagcttGTTTCTAAATTTAGTCAttgtagaagattcgatggaATCTAGATCCTGAAGATCGAAATATGTCCTAATGACAACTGTTATACTCTTTTTCCCTCGATGAGTTttcctgaagtttctcacataaggtttttaacgaggcatgtgttggtcgcagtATTTGCCCAAAGgagagtgttaagtaaccctagttaagattatgtgggcaaataccgacttTGCCCCTGATATGTCTCACGTCTCTATATAAAGAAACTCGTACACTCTCATAACAGAAGAGAAAGAGGGCTAAAGGTCCAACCTCACATTCTGTGTCTCATGTGTTCTCTGTTGTGCTTCTGCGAAAGGAGAAATGCCTTTCAAATCTTCTCACGACTAATCTAACGTATCACGTAGTTATTCAATACAAACAAGTCAACTTGAGAAAATGCAAGGAGACGCAAAGCGAGAGCCCGAATTGGTGACCAGGTGAGGTGCAAAGCGGGGAAAGCGAAAAGGACCCTCGCTTTGGAGTTTGGGCTTGGCAGCTTTGCCGGGCCACGACCAGATCCGCCGAATCCCAACCAGCTCCGCTTCCGCGTCGTCCAAACAAACACAATAAATAGTACTAAAATAAAAGGGAGCAAAAGTCGTATAAAGACACCGGGACCTCGTCGTCGCTTCCCCCCACTGATTCCGAGTCCATCTTTCCCCGCCGCCGGCCGTGATCCCTCCTCGCCGCTGACCGCCCCGCCTGCCCCGGCATTCTCCCGCTCCAGATCCAGGTACCCTCCTCTCATTCGGCTGCGCCCGCGCGTCGCGTCCTACTGTAATATAATAATCTCTCCGCTTTGTTAGCCCGCGCCGCCGGCGCCACCTGGGCTCGCGCCGAGCCGGAATCCGCCCGGTTGCCGGGTGCGTCTCGATGATCCCTGCGCTTGATATTTCCTTGCTTGCGCGGGGTGCTCGTTTTGGTTGTTTCATTCATTTTTGTTCGTTGCTGTGCCTGTGAGCCGTGGAACCCCAGGGTTCCTCCCTCTCCCGGATCCGGCTGGTTCGCGTGTGGCTCTGTTGTTAAATGCACTCGTTCGTTCGCTGTGATGTGGTCCTAAGCAACTTCTTTTACCGTGCTCAACAGGGCCCTCATAGAGCCTCCGCTCGATCTGCCCCCGGATCGGATTGGCCGCCGCGCATCTCATGGTGAGTTTGATTAGCTGCTGGTGCTACATCTATGAGCTTGCAAGTGCGTTTGGCACCTTGCTCGTTTGTTATGTGCACGTCAAGTAGTGTTGGAATAGTGCCTCCTGATTTTGATCTGTTTGATTGATCGGGCCAACAGGGTGAGGAAGCTGTCCACTTCAGCGTCGTCGACGCCAAGGACTGCAAACAGAGTGCCTTTGAAGTCGGCGATAAGACGGTGAGTGCGATGGAATGGATTAGCCTGTTCAGATTAGCTGCCTGGTGTTCCATGGTTCTTTAGACGTTTGCTCGGGGGTTGTTTCTTGTTTTATGCTTATGACTTTAAGGCTTGGAGCAAATGCTCGTGCTTTGTCCTGCCTATATGAAATAGCTGCTGCTCTTTTTATGAATGTGAACCTTTGTAAGAAGGATAGCCCGTTGAGTACCTTGTCACTTTCAAAAAGCACACATCATCTCAGCTAGACCTTTCTCTTTCTAGCAGAAAGGCAGGATATGCACAGTACATGATACTGTATGAGCTTCTTGTATCAGCTTGGAATTAACTAAGATGACAGGCTGCATAACCTAATTCCTTTGCTAATATGTAGTGACTTTAACCTTGCACTTTCAGTTATCAGCTGCTGCTTATTTTTCTGCGAAATATTCTGGATCTAAATTGTCCCAACATTCTCTTGCTTTTGCAGTATGTTATTTGTAGATCAGATGATGATTTGAAAACATCTGCTGTTAAAATTCACGACAAGCTCACTCAGACTTGGTATTGCATTTCATCGTTTCATTGGTCTGCTCTGCTTCCTTTGCACTCAACTTATTTGTACCTATTCATTCATATTTTTTTGTCTTGTTGCATTGCAGGCTCTCACCCACAATACTTGGGGAACAGCCACTTCTAACCAAGTCACAGTCTGTGATTCCTGTCAGTGATGAGAAGATATTAGTTATCGAGAAGGGTGTTCCCTTGAATGAGTCCATCTGGTTCCTTGAGGTATACACTAGCAAATTGATACAATGCTCTGTTTTGGATTTGAAATACTGTTCCTCTTTAGATATTTTGAATGCACCGGCAGCTTGCACAGGGTGCTTCCTAATTTGTTTCTGTTCCTACATATGTTAACAAATTTCTAGTCTCTTGTGTCAGACTTTTTCTTCTACACACCCATAACCTAACTAAGTGGACACACTACTGTTTTTTTTTCATTTATTCAGATAGACACCCCCTTTGTTAAGCAACAACGGAAAATCAAGGAAACAGAAGTTGTTTCTTGGAGCAAGGGAGTAATCGGCGTTGGCCAAAAACCAGTTGTGATTAGTGGTCCTTCTGGTGTTGGTAAAGGGACATTGATTGCAAAGTTGATGAAAGACTATCCATCGAAGTTTGGTTTTTCTGTTAGCCACACTACAAGATCTCCAAGGGAAAAGGAAATAGATGGTGTTCACTACCACTTCACAGAACGAATCAAGATAGAGAAAGATATAAGCGAGGGCAAATTTCTTGAATTCGCTCATGTTCATGGAAATGTGTATGGCACaagtatcgaagcagtcgaatctGTAACTGATGAGGGAAAGGTAAGATTAATACAATCTTTAATAAAACTTTCTGAAAGGTGAACTGCTTCATCTTTCCATTGCTTTTTCGTTGAAGAGGTGTATTCTCGACATTGATGTCCAAGGAGCTCGATCCGTGAGGGCTTCTTCTCTTGAAGCAATATTCATCTTTGTATGCCCTCCATCGTTCGAGGAACTAGAGAAGCGCCTTCGGGCACGGTATATTTGTAGTTCATGAAATATAGTGTTTGGATAACAATATGTGATGTTTGTCTCATTCTTAACCATAATTGGATGACATGCTTGATTTATTCTCTGGTAAATTGGTCATACAGGGGTACTGAAACAGAGGAGCAAATCCAGAAACGACTCAGAAATGCTCAGGCTGAACTTGATCAGTCCAatgaaccaggtctctttcatCATCTTTTGGTCAACGATGACCTTGAGACATGCTATGAGAATTTGAAGGTAATTCACCCAGATCATTGGCTACCTTGCCTGGATTGTTTCAACGCAATACTTCAATTATGACATTAATCTTTTCTAAATAATTGTTGTTGTAACCTACAGAAGTTGCTTTCTCTGGATGATGACCAAGAAGATTCAGATGATTTttgtaagttcaagaaatatttttacTTCCACTGTGTACTGATGCTTCATTGTGTTTTTTCTGATGGTGGATCCCATTATCCTTCAGTTAACAAGGAGGACAAAGAAACTGCAAGTTACTCTATCGTGTCCAAAACTGACTCAGAAATTTTGTTGCAATCTGAGACTAACGAAGGCAAAAATGGAGCCATACACTTGTATGTCATTGGCCCAATATTCTTTTTACAGAATTCCTTGCTATTAGTATTTGCTGTTGAATTCGTGCTTAAACTTGTTTATGTATATGAATTTCTCTGCAGGCTGGCACTTGATTTGTCGTCTCTCTCAGGCGGTGCGCCTGGACGAACAAGGGGCCTTAAGATTGGCTCAGTTAACTCCTTTTGACAAGGGCTTATATTGGCGTTTTAGATGACCCAAAGCATTCTTCAAAATGATACAGCAGAAGCACTGACTTGAATTTTGGATCAATTCCCATGAGCTGATATCTTCAAAAACATCTTAGTTAGGAAAAAGAAGGAAACGAAAATGGAATTTATTTCCATTTGTTATTTGTTTGGGTGCCACAAGGAGGCAAAATCATAGCAAGGAATTGTACCTTATTTTTTTTAGGGATTGTGTACTTTTCTGCTGTTGAGAGGTATTTGGTGGTTGGATAATGTGATGGAGCCTATCTAAATGTTCTTTCATAGTGGTCTGAATAACATTGAGCTCATTGCTGGATTATGTTGTGATTCTTTCAACTCTTGGGTCATGTTGCACAGAACTAACTCGTAGTTCTGACCAAAGAGAAATGTTTTTTTATGTTAAGTACGCCCTGCCGTAAGCAAGTGTAAACTTTGGGGACAAATTGCTTTTCATGTATTTGAGTTTGATATTTGAAAATGGTACAAGTATGTTCCCAAACGTCACTTTGCGACTATGTTTACAAGCTCGGCCCTCTTGCTGGTCTGGTCCTCTCGCTGGCGTCGCCGCAGGCGTCACACGCCGCTTCATCGGACACCGTCCAGACCGGCGGAGCCTCCGATGCCTCTGCCGGCCCTAGCGCGAGTTGCGAGTGCGCTTTGGCGTGGGGCAGCGGTCGGAGTGCGATGGCGATCGCGAGCACGCCCGCCTTGGCTCGAGGCAGCGATCGGACGGCGAGGACGATGGCGCGTCGCATATTCACATTGTACCTACGAGAGGGCCTTCTTGAAGAAAGGGAAGACAGGTATGCTTTCACCTCAATCCCTCACTGATCTGTCATTCTGTCTTCTGAATTAAGACTTAGCTCCAGATTAGCAGCATTTACCGGTCACCAGTTATTTCTTCCCTGTTACCCTTTTCCAGATCTATTTTTTAGTCTGAATTCAAATAACCAATATTGCCGTTCAAGTTGAGAAAATATCGTTCTCTTTGTCTCTAATAGCTGCATGTGTGGACATCATTAAGACGTGTCACAAACATGATGCACCTGTGACCTGACACAACTAGAATAAGAATGAAACTTGAGCATCATGGTTCGAATTCCATTCACATCAACTGGAAATATATTTAGCTCATCATCTGTAAAGAAGTACTGGCATGTATTTAACATGAGACTTTCAAAAGAACGGCATACAAGAGGCTGCAGGATCACTGCAAATCAACATTGCTCAGAAGTCAGGCCGGTTGGTCTTGGAATAGCAAAGGGGCCCTGGCAGCAAAGCGAATTTAGATatgttagggggtgtttggttcctttagtcatACTCCTAACTTTAGtaactaaattttagtccctaaaaATTCTTTTTGGGAGAACACATTTAGTCTTACCGTTTGGTAGTTTGGGGATTAAaagtgactaaattttagtcaacTAAAGTTTAGGAGGTGGAAACCAGATAGCCCCTTCATCACTATTTTGATTTGCTTAGGTCAGTTACGGATTCTGATCAGCATATTTATCTTGAATTCTTGTGCAAAATCGACAACCAAGAGTATTTTCTAAATTTTACTCCGTAGACTATAAGGGTGATTCATGCAACCAAAGTCAAGGTTTAGCTATAGATTCCTTTTATTCTAGCCATGAGAAAACCGTTGTAAACTATGAGAAAGCTGAAAACTATTTGGTTGTATCAATTATAGAGCATGACGACATGACAACCTAGCAGAAGGCGACACCGTCCGAGAGGACCAGGGGGCGgtatgtaagtagagggactctaactctcatcaagaggatgacactatgagttggggcaatttttctgtttatttcctcaaacactacacaatgccataaccatctaagggttggagacccatatttatagccctagaggctgcactaccacacccttctcacacacactacacaacaggattgtcctctagatgctaaagagactacagaggacagtcaaaagcgactgttgtcctctagatgctaaagcgacttcagaggacagtcaaaaagcgactgctgtcctctagatgctaaagagactacagaggacagtcaagctgtcctctagatgctaaaggactacagaggacagtcaaaagcgactgctgtcctctagatgctcaagacttattccatcattcacccctaagtcttgggcgtcgtcttgtgagaaagttgggccatcccggacctggagcaaagctcaacaaactttatcttcccaaggggcttggtgagcaggtctgcaagctgatccttggtgttgatgtaaCGCGCCTTGATGCTCTCTTCTGTCAAGCTgtctcggatgaagtggtatctcagccggatgtgcttgctccgttcatggaacacggggttcttgcccaatgccagagcggactggctgtccaccctgagttccaccgctccagtgtctctcccaaggagatcaccgagcagtcgagccagccagatcgcctgagtcgaagcagtggacgccgctatgtactcggcctcgcagctggacatggccaccacctgctgcttgaccgactgccagctaatgaggcacttgccgaggaagaagaggatcccgcttgtgctcttgctagtgtcgatgtcaccggcgtggtcgctgtcgctgtacccgacaaggtgtgcctccccagggcacctcgggtagtagagaccgtggtcgagagtccccgcaacatagcggatgatcctctacacagcctgctcatgctccgtcgtcggtcgctgcaagaactgactaacgtagccgacggagtatgccaagtcaggccgtgtgtggacgaggtagcgaaggctccccacaagacgccggtactgtgtagcatccacctcctccgtcgtgctgtcgcgactcagcttcagcctctcctccatcggagtgagagctgggttgcagtcggtgagcccagccagctcaacaatgcgcttggcgtaggcggtctggcgaagtgtgatcccggagtctctctggtgcacctcaatccccaggtagaaggagagatgccccaggtcactcatttggaaggtggccttcatctcttccttgaacgctgccacctctgcatccttggcgccggtgatcaccaagtcgtcgacgtagacacccaccagcagggcacttcctccattgccccgccgatagatggccgcctcgtgcgggcttggcgtgaaacccattcctttgagtgtggaatccagcttggcattccacgccctcggtgcctgtcgcaggccatagagagccttgcgtaggcgcaacaccttgccctccttgccagggatcgcaaaacctggcggctggtgtacgtagacctcctcctttaagtcgccgttgagaaacgccgacttgacgtccatgtgatgaacgtgccagccctgctgggctgacagcgcaaggaggagtcgcacggattccatccgtgccacgggggcgaaagcatcgtcgaagtcgatcccctcctgctgtaggaaaccgcgtgccaccaagcgagccttgtgcttgacgatggcgccggcttcatccctcttcagtttgaacacccatttaagggtgatcgcgcgatgaccatgagggagatcagcgagctcccaggtgcggttcgtctcaaccgcgtccatctccgactgcatcgcggcacgccaagccgcatgtttctcggcctctgcgaaagaccgaggctcaccatcgtcgcatgcaagatgcaactctcctgccagaatACGAGATGTAGGGCCTGGTaccgacgggtcgatgagaaggccctccacccttcgataccgcaacggctcgccgtcgtagcacgcgccgacgcgctcctcgtcgcgggacagaggggtcacgagctccactgggtcgtgctcgacacgagctggtgtcggagaggacgttcccggagagggtaccgtcggtgctggagtacgtggtggcgaagagctcgctgcagccggagtcgtggctggagtgcgtggtggtgaagagctcgttgtagcaggagctggagagtttggcgctggagtcggtggagacttgggggctggggtagacctgctcggagaagagttgcctactcccccagctccctcaaagtggacgtactcgatggtgaagtcgtacgtcggagttgtgtcgtcgtccaccgccttgttccacgcccatcctcgcccttcatcgaacactacgtcgcgcgccgtgcgcacacgctgtgttcttgggtcaaggatgcggtaggccttcgagccctccgcgtagccaatgaacacccccgtggtgctcctatcgtcgagcttgctgatgtggccaagctccttggtgaatgtgaggcagccgaagacccgtaggtgagagaccgccggcttgcgcccatgccaagcctcatacggtgtcatcccgt harbors:
- the LOC100284281 gene encoding guanylate kinase 1 isoform X1; translation: MSLQGEEAVHFSVVDAKDCKQSAFEVGDKTYVICRSDDDLKTSAVKIHDKLTQTWLSPTILGEQPLLTKSQSVIPVSDEKILVIEKGVPLNESIWFLEIDTPFVKQQRKIKETEVVSWSKGVIGVGQKPVVISGPSGVGKGTLIAKLMKDYPSKFGFSVSHTTRSPREKEIDGVHYHFTERIKIEKDISEGKFLEFAHVHGNVYGTSIEAVESVTDEGKRCILDIDVQGARSVRASSLEAIFIFVCPPSFEELEKRLRARGTETEEQIQKRLRNAQAELDQSNEPGLFHHLLVNDDLETCYENLKKLLSLDDDQEDSDDFFNKEDKETASYSIVSKTDSEILLQSETNEGKNGAIHLLALDLSSLSGGAPGRTRGLKIGSVNSF
- the LOC100284281 gene encoding Guanylate kinase 1; the encoded protein is MGEEAVHFSVVDAKDCKQSAFEVGDKTYVICRSDDDLKTSAVKIHDKLTQTWLSPTILGEQPLLTKSQSVIPVSDEKILVIEKGVPLNESIWFLEIDTPFVKQQRKIKETEVVSWSKGVIGVGQKPVVISGPSGVGKGTLIAKLMKDYPSKFGFSVSHTTRSPREKEIDGVHYHFTERIKIEKDISEGKFLEFAHVHGNVYGTSIEAVESVTDEGKRCILDIDVQGARSVRASSLEAIFIFVCPPSFEELEKRLRARGTETEEQIQKRLRNAQAELDQSNEPGLFHHLLVNDDLETCYENLKKLLSLDDDQEDSDDFFNKEDKETASYSIVSKTDSEILLQSETNEGKNGAIHLLALDLSSLSGGAPGRTRGLKIGSVNSF